A stretch of Prunus dulcis chromosome 6, ALMONDv2, whole genome shotgun sequence DNA encodes these proteins:
- the LOC117631637 gene encoding rab3 GTPase-activating protein catalytic subunit isoform X2, translating into MASSSRLESDGDDEAEAEEEEVEHFDDFTLASSWERFISDIEAVCRQWMADGPKNLLKKDAREVSEDLYKVKSELKFSAKNYCMEYYFGNKNEGKVIDWNSTLHDLQLCFGVKEFLVIAPQSASGVVLDAPEASKLLSAVAIALSNCSCLWPAFVPVHVPSRKAYIGIQNMGTVFTRRFEADHIGSQVPVKLMHLEGLYELFVSKFAYSTLDFSMHLFKVHFTMKLTYRSLPHDDDVQGDDPNVTESEIDLGGDTHNRTQWDDDCPWSEWYSAEDPIKGFELVAIWSEKVVESSLEMAELENYSPDEAQNWILSPDMSSSLTDSSKGNRIGFASQLCLLLEALNMSFEAQFMEDFVSVENPGSDNLKSSMVIPPPTVIDRVLKELFHDGARFPDVAAAEHKTARAIKGAPLESLFAQFCLHSLWFGNCNIRAIAVIWIEFVREVRWCWEESQPLPLMPTTGPIDLSTCLINQKLHMLAICIERKRQLNEDFQDCIGSQDHSSPQIEEDSLDEDSSSIMQTPGENFDGKRDSPATSDDSQHSENSVTIVSTKSENAEPTNLKPSDCIRRGSAGVAGPMMLLKSYQSMHAPFTQEAPLMTEDMHEERLQAVEAFGDSCNFSAQLEKEILASDMSAFKAANPDSVFEDFIRWHSPGDWESDDTKETGSSKSPAIEGSKADWPPQGRLSKRMSEHGNLWRKIWNDAPALPASEQKPVMDPNREGEKILHYLETVRPHQLLEQMVCTAFRASASTLNQTSYGGLKQMATKMDQLYITMTSALRPLQANPLSPGSETIEDIRRLCGVFEHVEKLLAIAASLHRKFLQAPRLSEAIFSDCCSFYFPRMGTSSSGDNAQKEFDKKQPVRAHERPVVSNMFTPPTANQSWRKVLSLGNLLNGHEPILREIIFSKRDKISGNHYAARTPTNYQEVETYRMYTCGTSNDLRVALSVVSCD; encoded by the exons ATGGCGTCTTCCAGCAGGCTGGAATCTGACGGAGACGATGAAGCTGAAGCTGAAGAGGAAGAG GTTGAACATTTTGATGATTTCACTCTCGCCTCTTCATGGGAAAG GTTCATTTCTGACATAGAAGCTGTTTGTCGGCAATGGATGGCAGACGGTCCAAAAAATCTGTTG AAAAAGGATGCCAGGGAAGTTTCAGAGGATTTATATAAGGTCAAGTCGGAGTTGAAGTTTTCAGCAAAGAATTATTGTATGGAATACTACTTTGGAAACAAAAATGAAG GCAAAGTTATTGATTGGAATTCCACATTGCATGATTTGCAGTTGTGTTTTGGGGTCAAAGAATTTTTG GTAATTGCTCCTCAAAGTGCCAGCGGCGTGGTTCTTGACGCACCTGAGGCTAGCAAGCTTTTAAGTGCAGTTGCAATTGCTTTATCGAATTGTTCATG TTTGTGGCCAGCGTTTGTTCCAGTACATGTACCTTCTAGGAAAGCTTACATTGGAATCCAAAATATGGGAACAGTTTTTACAAGAAGATTTGAGGCTGATCATATTGGTAGCCAGGTTCCAGTAAAACTCATGCATTTGGAAGGATTGTATGAGTTGTTTGTTTCAAAATTT GCCTACTCCACATTGGACTTTTCTATGCATCTTTTCAAAGTCCATTTTACTATGAAGCTAACCTACAGATCCCTTCctcatgatgatgatgttcaAGGAGATGATCCAAATGTTACTGAATCTGAAATAGATCTTGGTGGTGACACTCACAATAGAACACAGTGGGATGATGATTGTCCATGGAGTGAGTGGTATTCTGCTGAAGACCCTATAAAAG GATTTGAATTGGTTGCCATATGGTCAGAAAAGGTGGTTGAGAGCTCCCTGGAAATGGCTGAACTGGAAAATTATTCGCCCGATGAAGCTCAAAATTGGATATTATCTCCAGATATGTCTTCAAGTTT AACTGATTCTTCCAAAGGAAACAGAATTGGATTTGCTTCTCAACTGTGCCTTTTGCTTGAGGCATTGAATATGTCCTTTGAGGCTCAGTTTATGGAAGATTTTGTGTCAG TTGAAAATCCAGGCTCCGATAATTTGAAATCCTCAATGGTTATACCCCCACCTACAGTTATTGATCGTGTGCTTAAGGAACTCTTTCATGATG GTGCACGATTCCCAgatgttgctgctgctgagcATAAGACTGCTCGAGCTATTAAAGGCGCACCTCTTGAATCCCTTTTTGCACAGTTTTGTTTACATTCTCTTTGGTTTGGAAACTGCAACATTCGTG CTATTGCTGTTATCTGGATAGAGTTCGTTCGAGAAGTTAGGTGGTGTTGGGAAGAATCACAACCATTGCCCCTAATGCCAACCACTGGTCCAATTGACCTGTCCACTTGCTTGATTAACCAGAAACTTCACATG CTTGCAATATGCATTGAGAGGAAGCGCCAATTGAATGAAGACTTTCAAGATTGTATTGGAAGCCAGGATCATTCATCTCCTCAAATCGAG GAAGATAGTCTAGATGAGGACAGCTCAAGTATAATGCAAACACCTGGTGAAAACTTTGATGGGAAACGTGACAG CCCTGCAACATCTGATGATTCTCAACACTCTGAAAACAGTGTAACTATAGTTAGTACTAAGTCTGAAAATGCAGAACCTACTAATCTAAAACCTTCAGATTGTATCCGGAGGGGTTCAGCTGGAGTGGCAGGGCCTATGATGCTCCTGAAGTCATATCAGAGCATGCATGCACCATTCACGCAG GAGGCACCACTTATGACAGAAGACATGCATGAAGAGCGGCTCCAAGCTGTTGAAGCCTTTGGCGACTCATGT AACTTTTCTGCTCAGTTGGAGAAAGAGATCTTAGCTTCAG ACATGTCAGCATTTAAAGCGGCAAATCCAGATTCTgtttttgaagattttattCGATGGCATTCTCCTGGAGATTGGGAGAGTGATGACACAAAAGAGACTGGATCATCCAAGAGCCCTGCAATAGAGGGTTCAAAAGCTGACTGGCCTCCTCAAGGACGGCTTTCAAAGAGAATGTCTGAGCATGGCAATTTATGGCGAAAAATTTGGAATGATGCACCGGCGTTGCCAGCTTCTGAGCAAAAGCCAGTTATGGATCCAAAcagagaaggagaaaag ATCCTTCATTACCTGGAAACGGTACGGCCACATCAGTTGCTTGAGCAAATGGTTTGTACTGCCTTCAGAGCATCAGCAAGTACTTTAAACCAGACTAGTTATGGAGGCTTGAAGCAGATGGCAACCAAAATGGATCAACTTTACATTACTATGACATCTGCATTGAGGCCTTTGCAAG CAAATCCTCTATCGCCTGGCAGTGAGACTATTGAAGACATAAGACGGCTGTGTGGTGTTTTTGAACATGTTGAGAAGCTCCTTGCTATTGCAGCTTCTCTTCATCGTAAGTTCTTGCAAGCCCCACGCCTCTCTGAAGCAATATTTTCTGACTGCTGCAGCTTTTATTTTCCTAGAATGGGAACAAGCTCCTCAGGAGACAACGCTCAAAAG GAGTTTGACAAGAAGCAACCAGTAAGGGCGCACGAAAGACCGGTTGTGTCAAATATGTTTACACCTCCCACTGCTAACCAGTCATGGAGAAAAGTTTTGAGCTTGGGTAATCTTCTCAACGGCCACGAACCAATCTTGAGGGAGATAATATTTTCCAAGCGTGATAAAATCAGTGGGAATCACTATGCCGCCCGTACTCCCACAAATTATCAAGAAGTAGAAACATATAGAATGTATACATGTGGAACCTCAAATGACCTTCGTGTAGCTCTTTCCGTCGTTTCATGTGATTAA
- the LOC117631637 gene encoding rab3 GTPase-activating protein catalytic subunit isoform X1, translating to MASSSRLESDGDDEAEAEEEEVEHFDDFTLASSWERFISDIEAVCRQWMADGPKNLLKKDAREVSEDLYKVKSELKFSAKNYCMEYYFGNKNEGKVIDWNSTLHDLQLCFGVKEFLVIAPQSASGVVLDAPEASKLLSAVAIALSNCSCLWPAFVPVHVPSRKAYIGIQNMGTVFTRRFEADHIGSQVPVKLMHLEGLYELFVSKFAYSTLDFSMHLFKVHFTMKLTYRSLPHDDDVQGDDPNVTESEIDLGGDTHNRTQWDDDCPWSEWYSAEDPIKGFELVAIWSEKVVESSLEMAELENYSPDEAQNWILSPDMSSSLTDSSKGNRIGFASQLCLLLEALNMSFEAQFMEDFVSVENPGSDNLKSSMVIPPPTVIDRVLKELFHDGARFPDVAAAEHKTARAIKGAPLESLFAQFCLHSLWFGNCNIRAIAVIWIEFVREVRWCWEESQPLPLMPTTGPIDLSTCLINQKLHMLAICIERKRQLNEDFQDCIGSQDHSSPQIEEDSLDEDSSSIMQTPGENFDGKRDSSPATSDDSQHSENSVTIVSTKSENAEPTNLKPSDCIRRGSAGVAGPMMLLKSYQSMHAPFTQEAPLMTEDMHEERLQAVEAFGDSCNFSAQLEKEILASDMSAFKAANPDSVFEDFIRWHSPGDWESDDTKETGSSKSPAIEGSKADWPPQGRLSKRMSEHGNLWRKIWNDAPALPASEQKPVMDPNREGEKILHYLETVRPHQLLEQMVCTAFRASASTLNQTSYGGLKQMATKMDQLYITMTSALRPLQANPLSPGSETIEDIRRLCGVFEHVEKLLAIAASLHRKFLQAPRLSEAIFSDCCSFYFPRMGTSSSGDNAQKEFDKKQPVRAHERPVVSNMFTPPTANQSWRKVLSLGNLLNGHEPILREIIFSKRDKISGNHYAARTPTNYQEVETYRMYTCGTSNDLRVALSVVSCD from the exons ATGGCGTCTTCCAGCAGGCTGGAATCTGACGGAGACGATGAAGCTGAAGCTGAAGAGGAAGAG GTTGAACATTTTGATGATTTCACTCTCGCCTCTTCATGGGAAAG GTTCATTTCTGACATAGAAGCTGTTTGTCGGCAATGGATGGCAGACGGTCCAAAAAATCTGTTG AAAAAGGATGCCAGGGAAGTTTCAGAGGATTTATATAAGGTCAAGTCGGAGTTGAAGTTTTCAGCAAAGAATTATTGTATGGAATACTACTTTGGAAACAAAAATGAAG GCAAAGTTATTGATTGGAATTCCACATTGCATGATTTGCAGTTGTGTTTTGGGGTCAAAGAATTTTTG GTAATTGCTCCTCAAAGTGCCAGCGGCGTGGTTCTTGACGCACCTGAGGCTAGCAAGCTTTTAAGTGCAGTTGCAATTGCTTTATCGAATTGTTCATG TTTGTGGCCAGCGTTTGTTCCAGTACATGTACCTTCTAGGAAAGCTTACATTGGAATCCAAAATATGGGAACAGTTTTTACAAGAAGATTTGAGGCTGATCATATTGGTAGCCAGGTTCCAGTAAAACTCATGCATTTGGAAGGATTGTATGAGTTGTTTGTTTCAAAATTT GCCTACTCCACATTGGACTTTTCTATGCATCTTTTCAAAGTCCATTTTACTATGAAGCTAACCTACAGATCCCTTCctcatgatgatgatgttcaAGGAGATGATCCAAATGTTACTGAATCTGAAATAGATCTTGGTGGTGACACTCACAATAGAACACAGTGGGATGATGATTGTCCATGGAGTGAGTGGTATTCTGCTGAAGACCCTATAAAAG GATTTGAATTGGTTGCCATATGGTCAGAAAAGGTGGTTGAGAGCTCCCTGGAAATGGCTGAACTGGAAAATTATTCGCCCGATGAAGCTCAAAATTGGATATTATCTCCAGATATGTCTTCAAGTTT AACTGATTCTTCCAAAGGAAACAGAATTGGATTTGCTTCTCAACTGTGCCTTTTGCTTGAGGCATTGAATATGTCCTTTGAGGCTCAGTTTATGGAAGATTTTGTGTCAG TTGAAAATCCAGGCTCCGATAATTTGAAATCCTCAATGGTTATACCCCCACCTACAGTTATTGATCGTGTGCTTAAGGAACTCTTTCATGATG GTGCACGATTCCCAgatgttgctgctgctgagcATAAGACTGCTCGAGCTATTAAAGGCGCACCTCTTGAATCCCTTTTTGCACAGTTTTGTTTACATTCTCTTTGGTTTGGAAACTGCAACATTCGTG CTATTGCTGTTATCTGGATAGAGTTCGTTCGAGAAGTTAGGTGGTGTTGGGAAGAATCACAACCATTGCCCCTAATGCCAACCACTGGTCCAATTGACCTGTCCACTTGCTTGATTAACCAGAAACTTCACATG CTTGCAATATGCATTGAGAGGAAGCGCCAATTGAATGAAGACTTTCAAGATTGTATTGGAAGCCAGGATCATTCATCTCCTCAAATCGAG GAAGATAGTCTAGATGAGGACAGCTCAAGTATAATGCAAACACCTGGTGAAAACTTTGATGGGAAACGTGACAG CAGCCCTGCAACATCTGATGATTCTCAACACTCTGAAAACAGTGTAACTATAGTTAGTACTAAGTCTGAAAATGCAGAACCTACTAATCTAAAACCTTCAGATTGTATCCGGAGGGGTTCAGCTGGAGTGGCAGGGCCTATGATGCTCCTGAAGTCATATCAGAGCATGCATGCACCATTCACGCAG GAGGCACCACTTATGACAGAAGACATGCATGAAGAGCGGCTCCAAGCTGTTGAAGCCTTTGGCGACTCATGT AACTTTTCTGCTCAGTTGGAGAAAGAGATCTTAGCTTCAG ACATGTCAGCATTTAAAGCGGCAAATCCAGATTCTgtttttgaagattttattCGATGGCATTCTCCTGGAGATTGGGAGAGTGATGACACAAAAGAGACTGGATCATCCAAGAGCCCTGCAATAGAGGGTTCAAAAGCTGACTGGCCTCCTCAAGGACGGCTTTCAAAGAGAATGTCTGAGCATGGCAATTTATGGCGAAAAATTTGGAATGATGCACCGGCGTTGCCAGCTTCTGAGCAAAAGCCAGTTATGGATCCAAAcagagaaggagaaaag ATCCTTCATTACCTGGAAACGGTACGGCCACATCAGTTGCTTGAGCAAATGGTTTGTACTGCCTTCAGAGCATCAGCAAGTACTTTAAACCAGACTAGTTATGGAGGCTTGAAGCAGATGGCAACCAAAATGGATCAACTTTACATTACTATGACATCTGCATTGAGGCCTTTGCAAG CAAATCCTCTATCGCCTGGCAGTGAGACTATTGAAGACATAAGACGGCTGTGTGGTGTTTTTGAACATGTTGAGAAGCTCCTTGCTATTGCAGCTTCTCTTCATCGTAAGTTCTTGCAAGCCCCACGCCTCTCTGAAGCAATATTTTCTGACTGCTGCAGCTTTTATTTTCCTAGAATGGGAACAAGCTCCTCAGGAGACAACGCTCAAAAG GAGTTTGACAAGAAGCAACCAGTAAGGGCGCACGAAAGACCGGTTGTGTCAAATATGTTTACACCTCCCACTGCTAACCAGTCATGGAGAAAAGTTTTGAGCTTGGGTAATCTTCTCAACGGCCACGAACCAATCTTGAGGGAGATAATATTTTCCAAGCGTGATAAAATCAGTGGGAATCACTATGCCGCCCGTACTCCCACAAATTATCAAGAAGTAGAAACATATAGAATGTATACATGTGGAACCTCAAATGACCTTCGTGTAGCTCTTTCCGTCGTTTCATGTGATTAA
- the LOC117632565 gene encoding probable LIM domain-containing serine/threonine-protein kinase DDB_G0287001 — MAAALECWSSRASTDEDMVEQVLMRTQDRSEGATSAPESSAGAGVKESSAMQKRLQKLSRNVSEAIASLKNSLNLDSTSDSATAPFNKIESSRKLVWGSVVRNLTQLYPGSQLPEKLVSNIRKHYDSLPLSYAQAGFEMKEVFLHIKLIEQASVEGYPAMLIQEVSENETQGSVFKLTFACNSSISWPVMSSALDSESICYKKIQIFEKKGCTIGVLLLLVEGGEEKLFRNRIEIALKSAIKKPKPSTVKLPFGLCGCQEENTKGREVGDIEEDIGEQNYRNGVDISSQKIQLPNPLPTSSFVVSVDEWQTIQSGGDEIGKWLLNSDNLDFVDQIGPTSYKGVYKGKKVGIEKLKGCDKGNSYDFELRRDLLELMTCGNKNILQFYGVCIDENHGLCVVTKLMEGGSVYEMMLKSKKLQIKDILRIAVDVAEGIKFMNDHGVAYRDLNTQRILLDRHGNACLGDMGIVAACKSVGEATEYETDGYRWLAPEIIAGDPESVSETWMSNVYSFGMVIWEMVTGEAAYATCSPVQAAVGIAACGLRPEIPKDCPQMLKSLMTRCWNNSPSKRPQFSEILSTLLRTNNNSNR, encoded by the exons ATGGCTGCAGCGCTGGAGTGCTGGTCGAGCCGAGCGAGTACGGATGAGGACATGGTGGAGCAGGTACTGATGCGGACGCAGGACAGATCGGAGGGGGCAACGTCGGCGCCGGAGAGCTCGGCAGGTGCCGGAGTGAAGGAGTCGTCGGCGATGCAGAAGAGGCTGCAGAAGCTGAGCCGGAACGTATCCGAGGCTATCGCGTCGCTCAAGAACTCGCTGAATCTCGACTCGACAAGTGACTCGGCGACGGCGCCGTTTAACAAAATCGAGAGCTCTAGGAAGTTAGTGTGGGGCAGTGTTGTTCGGAACCTCACGCAGCTCTACCCTGGCAGTCAGCTCCCGGAGAAGCTCGTCTCCAACATTCGCAAGCATTACGATTCTTTGCCCCTCAG TTATGCTCAGGCGGGATTCGAGATGAAAGAAGTGTTTCTTCATATAAAATTGATAGAGCAGGCATCAGTGGAGGGCTATCCTGCCATGTTGATTCAAGAGGTGTCTGAAAATGAGACTCAGGGCTCTGTATTCAAGCTCACATTTGCTTGTAATTCTTCGATTTCATGGCCGGTGATGTCCAGTGCACTTGATAGTGAGTCGATTTGCTACAAGAAGATACAGATCTTTGAGAAGAAAGGGTGTACGATTGgagttcttcttcttctggtcGAAGGCGGGGAAGAGAAGTTGTTCAGAAATCGGATTGAAATTGCTTTGAAGTCAGCCATAAAGAAGCCCAAACCTAGCACAGTGAAGCTCCCATTTGGACTATGTGGTTGTCAAGAAGAGAATACTAAGGGGAGAGAGGTGGGAGATATTGAAGAGGACATTGGTGAGCAAAATTATAGGAACGGAGTTGATATTTCTAGCCAAAAGATTCAGCTTCCCAACCCTCTACCCACTTCGTCATTCGTTGTATCCGTAGATGAATGGCAGACAATACAATCTGGTGGGGATGAGATAGGGAAGTGGCTGTTGAACTCTGATAATCTTGACTTTGTTGATCAGATTGGACCCACTTCATATAAGGGAGTTTACAAAGGGAAAAAGGTTGGAATTGAGAAGCTTAAAGGGTGTGACAAGGGAAATTCTTATGACTTTGAGCTCCGAAGAGATCTTTTGGAGCTCATGACATGTGGGAACAAGAACATTCTGCAGTTTTATGGCGTTTGCATTGATGAAAATCATGGGTTGTGCGTTGTGACAAAGTTGATGGAAGGTGGATCAGTATATGAAATGATGCTTAAAAGCAAGAAGCTTCAGATTAAGGACATATTAAGGATTGCGGTTGATGTAGCAGAGGGGATCAAGTTCATGAATGACCACGGCGTTGCATATAGAGACCTCAATACACAGCGTATCTTATTAGATCGACACGGGAATGCTTGCTTAGGTGACATGGGTATAGTAGCTGCTTGCAAAAGTGTTGGTGAGGCTACGGAGTATGAGACTGATGGATACAGGTGGCTAGCTCCCGAG ATCATTGCTGGTGATCCAGAGAGTGTTAGTGAGACATGGATGAGTAATGTGTATAGTTTTGGGATGGTAATTTGGGAGATGGTGACTGGTGAGGCAGCCTATGCCACATGTTCACCGGTCCAAGCAGCCGTTGGCATAGCCGCTTGTGGCCTTAGACCTGAGATCCCAAAGGACTGTCCACAAATGCTGAAGTCCTTGATGACCAGGTGCTGGAACAATAGCCCATCAAAGCGCCCTCAATTCTCTGAAATTTTATCGACACTGCTGCGAACCAACAACAACAGTAATAGGTGA